In the genome of Cyclopterus lumpus isolate fCycLum1 chromosome 19, fCycLum1.pri, whole genome shotgun sequence, the window TTAATGTTACGTGTCAAAAGATAGACAAAACcgtttataaaaacataaaagcgAACCCAAAAAAGTACAATTGTTTGACAACACTTACAGCTGCTATTCCCAGATTTAGCTAGCTAACTTTAACCAAACAAAGATGGCGGTGGGAAGTGACATTCTCCCTCCTACCTTGTACCACATATTCAATCAGATTGATTGTACAACTCAAGAAAAATGTGAATTGTGATACagaataaaatggaaaataatgaatacaatatacaaacaaAATTATCTATTCATTTTTAACCTAATGCAATAAGAAAATAGCTTCCAGGAAACATTATGTGATAGGCTGTGGTCCAAGTATGTGTGACCTATTGTCCATATTTAAACAATGTGGCTTGCTCTAAGTTTCTTCTACTCACTGCAGTTGAATTCATCAGAGCCATCTCGGCAGTCCTGCAGTCCGTTGCAGTGCTGAGGGTGTTCGTAACAGGCCCCATTGGCACACGTCTTCTCAGTGCAATGTGGATAGTctgcaaaaaaaagtgtattcatTAAAAGAACGATACATTTCCTTGgcaataatactaataaaatgATCCATACCAAAACAACTTATTATAGATAGTAAAGGTatgcaaaaaaaaggggggcggGGACTATGTGACATACATCTGTATTGTGAATTCATGACTGACATCAAAGTACAGAGCCTCAGGTTTACTCTAGATGTAAAAGTCTTACTGCAGTTGTTCTCATCAGAGTTGTCCACGCAGTCCTTTACATggtcacatttgtatttgtcgGGGACACACTGGCCCTCCTGGCAGGTGAACTGGTCTGGGCTGCAGGTCCGTCCATCTGAACCAAGAGCATGCGAGTGAGTCAAAATGCATGAAAGGGCTCTCAATTTGGaatataaaattacaaaatgctTCGAGGGCAGTTTATTAGAAGTCAAATTTGTTTGTCTTGAATACTTATCTCACTCTGACATGGAAAGTCATGAACAAGTTTGTGTTTCTCTCATTGTTAACAACAGCTAATAAACAATCACGTTGCATACCGCAGGTTCTTCTTTCATCCGAACCATCGAGGCagtcctcctctccgtcacaGACAAATCCCAAAGAGATGCATTCACTGCTCGTCACGCACTTAAATTCCTGCGAGGTGCATGATGGAGTTGCTGCCACAAATAACAAAACCATTGAAGAGTTAATAGCATGACTTTATGTTATGTACGACTGTTCTCTTTGTTGATTTTTTCCTGGCAAACTTTATTTCCCGGTTAACAGATTATTATACAGACAGAATTTATACAATCATTGGAAACACTGGGTTTTAAGAATGGTTTTGCTTGGTGCTATTTTTGTTTCCAAGGATTACGCGTAATACTCACGACAGTTCAGCTCATCTGAGTCATCTGTGCAGTCTTTAGTCCCATCACATCTCCAAGCTATGTTGATGCATTGTCCACTAGTGCACTGAAACTCCCCACTGCTACAacttcctgcacacacacacacacatacacacacacacacacacacacacacacacacacacacacacacacacacacgcagaaggATCATTCATCCTTTTATGTTAACACAGTTCattaacacatttaatattttaagatACAATGTCAGATGTCCATGTTGCTGAAATGAAAAAGTGCTTTTTACAGTTTCCTGACAAATGAGTTACCATGTTTATGACAGCTGACACATTGTATGCAACATTTGAACTTTCAAACATGTGATTCGGCCATCAAAGGATAGTTAATTCTTCACTATGATTGAACAGGCCATTTCCATTATCTTGAAGTAGACAATCaaccattttatatatataattgaagTTGGAAACAGCAGAGAGACGGCTACTTTGTATCACTTCTGCATTCATAACTTTTCAGTATTTTATAGTGTAATTTCGATTGCAGCAcaatacaacatttttattttgtattgtaaaTGTATAACAAATGAAAACCTTGCAAATGCTATAAGAAGCTTATGTTTATACTTGAaacaacattgtattattatcacaacatttatatttgttatatcaATTGTTTAAGGTCATATAATTCCAATACATctgatgatttgtttttgtaataattTCTTGGTATGTCAAACTATTAATATGTCATAGAAGCAAAAATCTATTTGCATTTTTGCAACTCACAAATGAGCATCATTGTGAAAGATGAAATCCCTTAAAACTCAATATTACACTGTGATGatgcaaaaatacacacaactgACCATTGTCAAGCATTTGTATTATTCTCTCATTACATAGCTTTAACATATTTGTGACTAGAAAACATATTGTAAGTGTACACATACCTTGAATAAGTTGAATTCCTTGGGACAGCAGTACAAGAAGCAGAATAAGAAGACCTTTAAGGCCCATCATTTAACTTCGGTATTAGTTTGGCAAAGTGTGTACACTCATGCTAAATCTGACTCTGTTAATAACCCTGGGGAAGATACTGCCTTTGGGACGGAGATGTATAACCCAGAGTAACCAGCAGAGCAATAATGTGACATGGAGGAATACAGCTTTTTATGGCTGGCTCCTTTACATAAATATCATCTAAGATTAACTTTTACCTGGAGGTTTGCTGTCTGCATCAGCAATAAAATTGAACCACACATTTTTGTGTAACACTGTGGCAGGAAGTTAACATGTCTGCAGCTAAAACCAGTGTTACTACACACTATATAGTTCCTGAGAACAGTATTAATAGGTGTTTTTCAGCTGCCTTTCATCAGTTCTTTAAATCCTATAAAGGGCCCTTAAGAACACAATGTATTAAAGTTGTAAGCGTTGTGTACACACAGGTAAATATAGTGTATATGGAAAGAAATGTGGTATGATGGGCATTTAAAGAATTAAAACCAAATACATTATTTCTGCAACAAATTGATTGTACTATTGAAAGGACATGTATAATTGCATACAGGTAAGGGGTTGGTTTTAATAATAAGTTGTAGATActacttttatattttttatataaatgcgACATACAAACTTCTTTTGCACAACCACATGTTGTATCTTTCTCATtgcttaatttattttattcagatgTTTATGATCATGGTAAACATACATTCCACCCTGTTTAAAATGTCACGTTACTGAGATATTATCAGAGCTACATCAAACAAACTGCATATAGCAGCCTCTATTGGCTTCTTTATTACATGTTATAATGTGTGACCTTGTGACGAGCTACAGTTAAAGCATAATAACatttggttatatatatatatatatatatttatatatatatatatatatatatatatatagagagagagagagagagagagagagagagagagagagagagagagttgagagagagagagagagggatattCTATATATTCTATCTGCTCTGGCAAGGGGTATATCAACAATTCAACAAATCAGATGTTAACTTCTTACAACACAAATTCGGTGGTGTTCCCAGACACTGAGGCTTAAAATTGTGTGTTGTACTGAGAAATATCTCTTGTTGCATGTTACTGAGAAATGGTTTGTTCCAATGCTTTGAAAACTGACACTCTTGATATGCTTTTAACTCAAGTACCCTGATTACTGTAGATTAAGGTTGTTCTTGAGATAGACTTGGACGATTCAGtgatttaagaaaaaaacagcatttggtcaaacaaaatatgtttggACAAAGAGACACTCTGAATGTCTACTTCTTTAAAGCATTGTCCCTTCTTATGGACTATATgccattaaaaatgtaatctgcaGATAAACACATTGGTCAACCTGAGGCACCTCACGCCCGTGGACGCACAAACCAGAATGCATCACACTGTGTGATGATCCTGTCATCACTGTACGATTACTTGTATTGGTTATACTCTGGCGCCCTCCAGTGACAATATAACAGACAGCATTGCACGGAAGGCCCACTTCTAATTGTTAAGgcgaaaagaaagaagaagaaaaaacattacaaaaaggagagtaaaaaagaaagtgggGTGGAAATATGTGTCATGCCCCTGTCAGCTGTAAGGTTTACAAATATATGTTTTCAATTTAATGTTATCATCTGTGGCCCAATAGATGGCGCTCTGAGACCCacccaaaaagaagaagaaaatatttgacAGAATCCATGAAAAAGTGGAAAGCCCTTTTTATGATAAATGATGTACTGGTTATGCATGTTATGGTTAAAATCATATATATGAGAGACAATGACAAACttatacaatacaataagtggtatacatttttaatttttattcttGTTGAATACGAGTTTGGTATCATTTGGACATGAAAGTggttacaaataaacaaaatatacattCAGTTGTACAAAATTGAACATCAAACTAttttaatgtaaacatttaacaCAAATTATACTAAAATATATAGAAGGCTCTAAAATGCCTTAATTTGAAGGTATAACTCATCAAATTAcagtgaaagaagaagaagagtgcaACAGAAAATTGTTACTCAttataaacacaacacatattACAGACACAATTACTACCTGTAAATTCATCAATGAGCGACACATAGTCTGGGCAAGACAATGATATCTAACAACTCATAATTTCTGGGTTTCAATGCCatttaataattaaacattCTTAAGAGAGTGATATTTAAATTGatcaacaattaaaatatataataataaacctGGGAAAAGACCTACACTATATCTCATATCATTAACTTTAACAAAGGACAGGAATTATTTATGACATCTTATAATTGGTTGAATAAAGTTCACACTACGGCACATTTCTTCAGCCTTCGCACAAGACCTATGCAACCATTTTGCATCTGTGTATACAACTCTGACCATAATGGTGTATTAATGGTATTCAGTTATCTATGCATAcaagatgaaaaataataattctgagGTGTTTCCAACAAAACCACAGCCAGTTTTTGATCTGGGCAAATGTCACTTTAGGATAAATCTTTGTACTTCCCCATTAATTGAACCGTCTTCCATTGTCGTGCATGTAGTAAGGGTTGCTGTTGCCTTGGCTCTGAGCATACGGGTTGATCTTAGGTTGATTCTGGGCATAGGGGTTGTTCTGAGGTTGATTCTGGGCATAGGGGTTGTTCTGGGGGCGAGCCTGAGCATATTGGCCGCCCTGAGGTCGAACCTGAGCATTTGGTTTCATGTCATCATGGTCGTCGTAGAACCGctacaatgaaaagaaaatgtcttcaTCAGAGAATTGCAATACCAAGCATGCATGTCCCAGATTTTCTCTTTTCCTACCCTGCTGAAtatttgaatttattttctgCTCAGCATTCtactttctgttgtttttagaCAGAACTTTGAGAATTGTAGAAACTCaagtttttacattacattacattaagtAATAACATAAGTTTTTAAACACAAGAGTTGCTTCTCTCACCGAGTTCCTCCCCGCAGGGATCAGGTTTTGTCGGCTGTTACTCAGATTCATCTCCAGGTTGGTTCTGCTGTCCCAGTTGTTTGTGGTGGTGGCCCTTGGGATCCTAGGCACCCCAGCATTGGCAAAGGCTGACAGCCCGTTGGTTGGCCCATTAAACGAGGCCGCCTGGCTTTTAGCAAAGTTGCTATTAACCAATGATTGCTGGGCAGGAGGGTGGCTGACGTAAGGCTTACCCATGTCAGCgtttgtgtcctgtgtcttGGAGCTCTTCTTTACGGATCTAACAAGATAATAAAACAGCACACATGACTCTCTACTGTTACTATCTGCATTATCATAATTAATCTGATGTGTTGCATAAAAGTTAATGTGTAGCGTAAGAAACATGACAAAGAAATGGCACAGGCAATCATGAATGGGTAAATGAATAGATGAGAAACTCACTTGCATGCATATGGCAGAAGAATGAGTGTGATGAGCAGCATTATCCCAAGCAAGGAGCCGACGATGACCACCGCCAGCTTCCATGCTAACAGAACACAACGACAAGGACGTCAATAACAAGGCTACGCTAATAAAATATGTCCTTTCAAACAAAATCTATAAAGTGATTCACAATAAAGGCCAACCATCAAACTGTGTTTACACTTCTCATATGACAGTTATAAAGCCTTTCCAGAGGGAGAGGTGTGAAATTTGAGAAATTGCCTCAAGTGATTTCAATTTAGTCAGCATTTAAAAATATCGCAGAAGGCTTGCAAACAAATTCCTTGGTTTCTGACAGCATGGAAATGATTTAACAGCAAATACAGTTGCTATAGATAAAGAATATATGCAAACATCACTGGGCATGCATACGTACATTTTCTTACGTCTAATATGTAGCAATATTGTATTGCAGCGAGTACATACAGTGCATTGCATTTTGTATAACTTTTATCAAATATTGATTTTACTATTTGTGATTTTTTCTTTGCCATTTTTGCCTTTTACTTTCAAACACATTTATACTGTATACTCACATTCTTTGCAGTGTACACCAGAAAAACCAAAATCACATCTGAAAGACAGGAAGAATGATTCGGTTTATGATTTCATTTATAACCAAGCTTTCTATAGACACAGATCATATTTGCAGAGCCTCTCATCTTCCCACTTCTCACTATGATCTACATGATGTGTTGTCAAAATATAATTAGATAGATGATTAGATTGACACTCATTGTTATATTTTCAGAACATGATGTGAAATTTAAACACTCACCGTTCACATGTTATGGAGTCGCTAGTAGTTGAACCGCTAGCACAAGCTGCAAAAGTAGAAAAGGTTGATAGAGTTTAAGCTTTAGATGAACAAAGgttattataacacacacaaacccacaccgTATCTCTTTCTCACGAATGAATTACCCTTACCAATGCACATTCTGGTACTGAAGGGTGTCTTAATGTAATTCGGAAGACAGGTACAGCTATAGGATCCATTTCCTGCTTTGCAAGTTGAAGTCTTATCATCACAGGGATTGTTAAGACACTGGTCCGTGCCTTAAGATTAAGGGGGAAAGAAGACAGTCAGTACACCTAACTCAAATAAGTCTTACAgaggtacaaaataaaaaataaccacaTTATTTAAACAGATATGAATGTTCAGTATGCTGGTAGAAGTTGAGAAATGGCATTGTCAGTAAGACATTATTGGCTCTGTTATGATACTCTATATGTAAAATGCTAGAGGGCCTTGAAATGCATGTGTAATCAGATTTTAACATCAGTTTGGCAGTTTTTAGAAGTTTCAACTCTTTGGTCGTCTTCACCAATAACCTACATTATGTTAAAGAATGATGGGCCACGATGTCACAACAATAGGAGGATTTACGTTTAAGCACCAAGAAACTgctgaaggaaataaaaagtacactccacaacaacaaaaactaaacaaatgacataatataataataataataataataataataataataataataataataataatcaatgaaatgtattgtgcTGAATGGTTGTTCTGCATTTCAAAGCCCTAACAgtgacatttacattacatttacgtCTTGTTTGAGTATTATCTAGATACAATTCATCCTTCAAACAAGATAAAGAACTGACGTACTTGAAAGATAAACTTACTATTAAAAGTTGCATTTGACAGTAGACATTTACAACCTGTGGCATTTTTGAACATTTCTTCAACTTCTTCTGTATTGATGTCAGCACTTTCTTTGAAGATGATGTCTACAGTTGCATTGACCCCTTTCTTTGACCTCAACCCAAATTTCCCTTCATAAGAGACCCTGTAGACACAAATCACACTTAATCATGATTATGTTCTGCCATAATTAAGTGTAATATGCTAACAGTGTGCTGCAGGTTCTATATTGACAgacaaatgataaaaaaaattgtgaCTTACAGCTCACTGAGTCTCACCACTCGAGAGAAACCACCAGAGCTGTTGAAAACTTTATTGAGCTGTgtttgaggaggagaagaaaatcaAATTTTGTTTAGGACATCATCTGATCGGGAATAGAAAGCTTGTCAGTTGAACTCTACAGACAGTTTTTTAGGGtatttttgcatgaaaaatatcaaaatgtgtttaaaggaGGAACATTAAGAATTCTTATTATGATACAACTGGCATATAGACTTTAGTTATAGTTTCCTGTaggtttaaaattaaatatgtgCATAAATCCCAGGGGGACTTGGTGTTCATTGCTGCCTCCTCCACCTGGTACTCTCTCCGGGAACCCCTTAGATATTCTCACTCACTCctgtgaatacattttaaagcgctacacaaataaaatatatgattattaaatatatgtatcaCTATTAGTAAAGAAGATGAGGAATATGAAAAACACAGAAGCAATTGGTTGCATTACCTGAAAAGGCCTTaaaatataatactaataataacagccatataaaaagaggagagaacGTATTGCTTACCAATATAGTAATTTTTGACGAAACTTCTTGAAATTCTGGTGAATCACTGAACGACATATTTGTTTCGTATGGTAAGTCCGGCAGACCGAGTTGTCCAGGGAAAACTTTGGCTTGAAAAGGACAATATCATGTTAGAGAGGTTGTAGATACACTCCTGTCAAAACCTTTCATTGAATAGTTCAACAATTTAGGaaattcactttcttgctgatCAATACTATAGATGAGAAGACACACCCAATCTCATATCTGTCTAATGAATACAGGCTACATTTAGACGTAAGACATGTATGACACCCTCTCTTGATTTAAGGATGTCAATGGTTCTGTCGACGATATAGTCCCAACTAGCAGGTTTTTATCATTTTCTTTGCTGATTAAATAAACAGACTCTAACACCTTAATTAAGAGGCGCTGGAAGATACACTTCATGCATCtgagaaaattacaaataattgaCTACAGTAACTTGTGTAACAGGGATCTTATAAATCCCACAGATACATACAGGCCTACAATTTGGTATGATCATTTCTTAAATCCCTTTCTCATGGAGTAACAATCTTATGGTGGTACGCAAACAAATACTCACCAATCACACATTTTCTGTTAAGATAATCATAGTCATCCCCAGCCAAACACAAGCATACAAAGGTTTGATTGCTACGAAGCTCACAGGCGCTCCCATCTTTGCATGGGTTTCCATCACAAGGCCCTTTAAAGTCAAAttaatgttaaaaaacacaaaacgcaCACAACAACAATTAGTATTTACAGCATGGCACAGTGACTAAAACA includes:
- the muc13b gene encoding mucin-13b, which encodes CDGNPCKDGSACELRSNQTFVCLCLAGDDYDYLNRKCVIAKVFPGQLGLPDLPYETNMSFSDSPEFQEVSSKITILLNKVFNSSGGFSRVVRLSELVSYEGKFGLRSKKGVNATVDIIFKESADINTEEVEEMFKNATGCKCLLSNATFNSTDQCLNNPCDDKTSTCKAGNGSYSCTCLPNYIKTPFSTRMCIACASGSTTSDSITCERCDFGFSGVHCKESWKLAVVIVGSLLGIMLLITLILLPYACKSVKKSSKTQDTNADMGKPYVSHPPAQQSLVNSNFAKSQAASFNGPTNGLSAFANAGVPRIPRATTTNNWDSRTNLEMNLSNSRQNLIPAGRNSRFYDDHDDMKPNAQVRPQGGQYAQARPQNNPYAQNQPQNNPYAQNQPKINPYAQSQGNSNPYYMHDNGRRFN